One genomic segment of Dehalococcoidia bacterium includes these proteins:
- a CDS encoding LysR substrate-binding domain-containing protein, giving the protein MELRHLRYFVTVASELHFGRAAKRLFISQPALSQRIRSLEGELGLKLLERTRRGVRLTPEGAVFLPEALAIVRQVDRATEVARALADGARGHLHLSYLRTMAGGLPARIVSAYQRRFSRVELTADSGTTAANVARLRTGELDVAFVHTPLERTTEVGWVDIASEALMVALPGTHPLSRRRRIRRDQLAGEPLVYFPRANTPGCYDRSLALVYGSAAAAPIVRTEPSEERMLVAVAEGSGITLIVEDRAATLRYPGVTYRRFADPEPTLPLGVAFHQPPSLAAQRFVDLAQELGQQPTRAVRSRR; this is encoded by the coding sequence ATGGAGCTGCGGCATCTTCGGTATTTCGTGACGGTCGCCTCCGAACTGCACTTCGGGCGCGCGGCCAAGCGCCTGTTCATCTCCCAGCCGGCGCTGAGCCAGCGGATTCGCAGCCTGGAAGGTGAACTCGGGTTGAAACTGCTGGAACGTACCCGGCGCGGCGTTCGCTTGACCCCCGAGGGCGCGGTGTTCCTGCCCGAGGCACTGGCCATCGTCCGCCAAGTTGACCGCGCTACCGAGGTCGCCCGCGCCCTTGCAGACGGCGCCCGCGGCCACCTGCACCTGAGCTACCTCCGCACGATGGCTGGCGGCCTGCCCGCACGCATCGTCAGCGCGTACCAGCGGCGGTTTTCGCGGGTGGAGCTGACCGCCGACTCGGGAACGACCGCGGCCAACGTGGCGCGCCTACGTACGGGTGAGCTGGACGTCGCTTTTGTGCATACGCCGCTTGAGCGCACGACGGAAGTCGGGTGGGTAGACATCGCCAGCGAAGCCCTGATGGTCGCGCTGCCTGGCACGCATCCACTCAGCCGACGTCGGCGCATCCGCCGCGACCAGCTTGCCGGTGAGCCGCTGGTGTATTTTCCGCGCGCCAACACCCCCGGCTGCTACGACCGCAGTCTGGCCCTAGTGTACGGCAGCGCCGCTGCGGCGCCCATCGTGCGCACGGAACCGTCCGAGGAGCGCATGTTGGTCGCCGTTGCGGAAGGGTCGGGCATCACCCTGATTGTGGAGGACCGCGCGGCGACGCTGCGCTACCCCGGCGTGACCTATCGCCGCTTTGCCGACCCGGAGCCAACGCTCCCGCTTGGCGTGGCCTTTCATCAACCCCCGTCTCTGGCGGCGCAGCGGTTTGTCGACTTGGCCCAAGAACTGGGCCAGCAGCCAACGCGCGCCGTGCGGTCGCGGCGGTAG